The following proteins come from a genomic window of Corynebacterium crudilactis:
- a CDS encoding LacI family DNA-binding transcriptional regulator, with translation MSAKSSLKEVAELAGVGYATASRALSGKGYVSPQTREKVQAAAKELNYVPNQLAKALREHRSALVGVIVPDLSNEYYSESLQTIQQDLKAAGYQMLVAEANSVQAQDVVMESLISIQAAGIIHVPVVGSIAPEGIPMVQLTRGELGPGFPRVSCDDEAGFFQLTESVLGGSGMNIAALVGEESLSTTQERMRGISHAASIYGAEVTFHFGHYSVESGEEMAQVVFNNGLPDALIVASPRLMAGVMRAFTRLNVRVPHDVVIGGYDDPEWYSFVGAGITTFVPPHEEMGKEAVRLLVDLIENPELPTGDVVLQGQVILRGSSTHSG, from the coding sequence ATGTCAGCAAAATCGAGCCTCAAGGAAGTGGCTGAGTTAGCTGGCGTCGGTTACGCCACAGCCTCGAGGGCCCTATCTGGCAAGGGTTATGTGTCCCCGCAGACGCGGGAGAAAGTTCAGGCGGCGGCTAAAGAGCTGAACTATGTACCAAATCAGCTGGCCAAGGCGTTGCGGGAACATCGCAGTGCCTTGGTGGGGGTCATTGTTCCGGATTTGTCCAATGAGTATTATTCGGAATCGCTGCAGACTATTCAGCAGGATCTGAAAGCTGCTGGCTATCAAATGCTGGTTGCGGAGGCCAACAGTGTGCAGGCGCAGGACGTGGTGATGGAATCGTTGATTTCGATTCAAGCTGCAGGAATTATCCACGTTCCAGTGGTCGGCTCAATTGCTCCTGAAGGAATCCCCATGGTGCAGTTGACTCGTGGTGAATTGGGTCCTGGTTTCCCTCGGGTGTCGTGTGATGATGAGGCTGGGTTTTTCCAGCTGACCGAGTCGGTGCTGGGCGGCAGCGGAATGAACATTGCTGCTTTGGTTGGTGAAGAATCACTTTCCACCACGCAGGAACGAATGCGCGGTATTAGTCATGCGGCGTCGATATATGGGGCTGAGGTGACGTTCCATTTTGGCCACTATTCTGTCGAATCTGGCGAAGAGATGGCTCAGGTGGTGTTTAACAACGGCCTTCCCGATGCTTTGATTGTGGCGTCTCCTCGGCTGATGGCTGGGGTGATGCGTGCTTTTACTCGCCTGAATGTCCGCGTTCCCCACGATGTGGTGATTGGTGGTTATGACGATCCTGAGTGGTACAGCTTCGTCGGCGCTGGGATCACCACGTTTGTTCCACCGCATGAGGAAATGGGGAAAGAAGCCGTGCGCTTGTTGGTGGATCTGATTGAAAATCCTGAACTTCCCACCGGCGATGTGGTTTTGCAGGGGCAGGTGATCCTTCGGGGGTCGAGCACACATTCCGGGTAG
- a CDS encoding anion permease, giving the protein MSTPIKNQSQGVNAPARSHWSNLLIKLGIPALIVVAMWFAPHPEALTDQAWRMFGLFIATIVAIILKPMPMGAVTIIGMIAAVLTGLVPLTAPSDDPGAVYGLIGFSNGTIWLIVMAFLISRGFIKTGLGRRIALFFVSKVGGKMLGVTYGLALADLVLAPAIPSATARGGGIMAPIMKSVALTYDSTPGPTRRRAGAFLALNVGQVNAITCAMFLTAMAGNPLIASLASQMDVNITWTNWAVGAIVPGLVALIVVPWVVYKIYPPELKDTPEVKKMASDELKQLGGFTYGEKVLSGTFVVLLLLWTGGDLVLGISATTTAFVGVIILLLAHVLTWEDIIQEKTAWDTMVWFAVLYMMATALSQYGFIAWISEVIASSLGGMNWVVALVVLVLIYFFSHYFFASATAHISAMYLAFLGAAIAIGAPPLMAALVLAYTSNLFSSLTQYSGGPSPTLFGLNYITVGEWWRTSAIAGAVSITIWLVIGGLWMNVIGLW; this is encoded by the coding sequence ATGAGTACACCGATCAAGAACCAATCCCAAGGTGTTAATGCACCTGCCAGGTCCCATTGGAGCAATCTTCTAATCAAGTTGGGAATTCCAGCGTTGATTGTGGTTGCCATGTGGTTTGCCCCGCACCCTGAAGCACTCACGGATCAAGCGTGGCGGATGTTTGGCCTGTTCATCGCGACGATTGTGGCGATTATTCTCAAGCCAATGCCAATGGGTGCCGTGACAATTATCGGCATGATCGCCGCGGTGTTGACTGGTTTGGTGCCGTTGACTGCGCCTTCTGATGATCCCGGCGCGGTGTATGGCCTTATTGGTTTCAGTAACGGCACCATTTGGCTGATTGTGATGGCGTTCCTGATTTCGCGTGGATTCATCAAGACGGGGCTTGGACGTCGAATAGCGTTGTTCTTCGTGTCTAAAGTCGGCGGAAAAATGCTGGGTGTGACCTATGGTTTGGCGCTCGCGGACTTGGTCTTGGCTCCTGCGATTCCATCAGCAACTGCCCGAGGTGGTGGCATTATGGCTCCGATTATGAAGTCGGTGGCATTGACTTATGATTCCACTCCTGGCCCAACTCGTCGCAGAGCTGGCGCGTTCTTGGCGCTGAATGTGGGACAGGTAAATGCGATTACGTGCGCGATGTTTCTAACTGCAATGGCAGGAAACCCCTTGATCGCCTCTTTGGCGTCGCAGATGGATGTCAATATCACGTGGACAAACTGGGCTGTGGGTGCGATTGTGCCTGGTTTAGTGGCGCTCATTGTGGTGCCGTGGGTGGTGTACAAGATTTATCCACCTGAGTTGAAGGACACCCCTGAGGTCAAGAAAATGGCTTCTGATGAACTCAAGCAATTGGGTGGGTTTACTTATGGTGAGAAGGTGCTGTCGGGAACCTTTGTCGTGTTGCTGCTGCTCTGGACAGGTGGCGATTTGGTCTTGGGAATCTCTGCAACCACCACCGCATTTGTTGGTGTCATCATCTTGCTGCTGGCTCACGTATTGACGTGGGAGGACATCATTCAAGAAAAGACTGCGTGGGACACCATGGTGTGGTTCGCGGTGCTGTACATGATGGCAACAGCGTTGTCGCAGTACGGATTCATCGCGTGGATTTCTGAGGTGATTGCTTCCAGTTTGGGTGGTATGAACTGGGTTGTCGCGCTAGTTGTGCTGGTCTTGATCTACTTCTTTAGCCACTATTTCTTCGCCTCGGCAACGGCACATATTTCTGCGATGTACTTGGCCTTCCTGGGTGCTGCGATTGCGATTGGTGCGCCTCCTTTGATGGCGGCCCTGGTGTTGGCGTACACCTCCAATTTGTTCTCTTCACTCACTCAGTATTCTGGTGGTCCTTCGCCAACATTGTTTGGTTTGAACTACATCACGGTGGGTGAGTGGTGGCGGACCTCGGCAATTGCTGGTGCCGTATCGATCACAATCTGGTTGGTTATCGGTGGTTTGTGGATGAATGTCATCGGACTCTGGTAA
- a CDS encoding class-II fumarase/aspartase family protein, which produces MYPTDKAPFSQLWQYAGNDTQLEIFSSDATIESWLATERALATAQARHDVITEDDAAQINQAAVLSNIDREKLWEDAKNVGYPILGLVRQIASHLPEGPNGRVHYGATTQDIMDTGLVLQMTASLNALDKQIVRLGNALAARAEEHKDTVMPGRTHAQQAIPTTFGATLATFLDQIRRQRERLEEALERVRVISLFGAGGNNAAQGEQAATVRAEMARLLDLKDPVVSWHVERDVLGDFGWVCSTLCGSMAKFGRNIVDLSRTEIGEVFEPYNSHRGASSTMPQKVNPISSELMIGISVVAGALTSTLPRLQESGHERAAGEWQGEWLVIPTLANLAGAALDEAIVVAEGMRVDTDRMSSNLAFDGGLIMAEAQMIQLAPALGREKAHDLVYEASTKAREEHTTLEEVLPIIAVQHGVEDLLPKNFAQPADYVGEAQSMVNAAVAAWNAQF; this is translated from the coding sequence ATGTATCCCACTGACAAAGCCCCATTCTCCCAACTTTGGCAGTACGCAGGAAATGACACTCAACTAGAAATATTTTCTTCAGATGCCACAATCGAAAGCTGGTTGGCCACGGAGAGAGCACTCGCAACTGCTCAAGCCCGCCATGACGTGATTACTGAAGACGATGCTGCACAGATCAACCAGGCGGCAGTCCTTTCCAACATTGACCGCGAGAAGCTGTGGGAAGATGCCAAAAATGTCGGCTACCCCATCCTTGGCTTGGTAAGACAAATCGCAAGTCACCTTCCAGAAGGCCCCAACGGGCGAGTCCACTACGGCGCCACGACCCAAGACATCATGGACACTGGACTGGTGTTGCAAATGACTGCCTCTTTGAACGCCCTTGATAAACAGATCGTGCGTCTGGGGAATGCACTGGCAGCACGGGCTGAAGAGCACAAAGACACCGTGATGCCGGGACGCACCCATGCTCAGCAGGCAATTCCCACGACATTTGGAGCAACCCTCGCTACCTTTTTGGATCAAATCCGCAGGCAGAGGGAACGACTTGAGGAAGCACTCGAGCGCGTGCGAGTCATTTCGCTGTTTGGTGCTGGTGGAAACAACGCAGCACAAGGCGAACAAGCGGCAACGGTTCGTGCAGAGATGGCTCGCCTGTTGGATCTGAAGGACCCGGTGGTGTCATGGCATGTGGAACGCGATGTGCTTGGGGACTTCGGATGGGTGTGCTCAACGCTGTGTGGATCGATGGCAAAATTTGGCCGAAACATCGTGGATCTTTCCCGAACTGAAATCGGAGAAGTTTTTGAGCCTTACAACTCCCATCGGGGTGCATCTTCCACGATGCCTCAGAAAGTCAACCCGATTTCTTCCGAGCTCATGATTGGTATTTCAGTGGTGGCGGGTGCCTTGACCTCGACTTTGCCACGGCTTCAGGAATCGGGACATGAACGAGCAGCAGGAGAGTGGCAGGGAGAATGGCTTGTCATTCCAACGTTGGCCAATCTAGCTGGCGCTGCACTCGATGAAGCCATTGTGGTGGCTGAAGGAATGCGAGTGGATACAGATCGTATGTCCTCGAACTTGGCTTTTGATGGTGGATTGATCATGGCGGAAGCTCAGATGATTCAACTAGCTCCTGCTCTGGGGCGTGAGAAAGCTCATGACTTGGTCTATGAAGCATCCACAAAGGCTCGTGAAGAGCACACCACGCTGGAAGAAGTACTGCCGATAATTGCAGTTCAACATGGGGTCGAAGACCTGTTGCCTAAGAATTTTGCGCAGCCTGCAGACTATGTCGGCGAAGCACAATCCATGGTGAATGCAGCTGTCGCCGCCTGGAATGCCCAATTTTAA
- the trmD gene encoding tRNA (guanosine(37)-N1)-methyltransferase TrmD, whose amino-acid sequence MKSVTSSENNDFRHLRLDVLTIFPEYLDPLRHALLGKAIEDGTLEVGVHDLRNWATGGHKAVDDTPYGGGPGMVMKPEVWGPALDDVAAGHVVGAELNSAAPHLKNARHDELGGVEKRIYAADDEDLDLPLLLVPTPAGKPFTQADARAWSNEKHIVFACGRYEGIDQRVIDDAAKRYRVREVSIGDYVLIGGEVAVLVIAEAVVRLIPGVLGNRRSHEEDSFSDGLLEGPSYTKPRTWRGLDVPEVLFSGNHAKVDRWRRDQALLRTQAIRPELIDASLLDSTDLKVLGLDK is encoded by the coding sequence TTGAAGTCCGTGACTAGCTCCGAAAATAATGATTTCCGCCATTTGCGCCTTGATGTGTTGACCATCTTCCCTGAGTACTTGGATCCGCTTCGCCATGCGTTGTTGGGTAAAGCGATTGAAGATGGCACGTTGGAAGTCGGTGTGCATGATCTGCGCAATTGGGCTACTGGCGGGCATAAAGCTGTCGATGATACCCCTTATGGTGGTGGCCCTGGCATGGTGATGAAGCCAGAGGTGTGGGGCCCAGCTTTGGATGATGTTGCTGCGGGGCATGTGGTGGGAGCTGAGTTGAACTCGGCGGCGCCACATTTGAAAAATGCGCGTCATGATGAGCTAGGTGGCGTCGAAAAGCGTATTTATGCGGCAGATGATGAGGATCTAGATTTGCCGCTCTTGCTGGTGCCCACGCCAGCGGGCAAGCCTTTTACGCAGGCGGATGCGCGTGCGTGGTCGAACGAAAAGCACATCGTGTTTGCTTGCGGCCGCTATGAAGGCATTGATCAGCGCGTCATCGATGATGCGGCTAAGCGCTACCGGGTGCGTGAAGTATCGATCGGCGATTATGTGCTGATCGGCGGGGAAGTGGCAGTCCTGGTCATCGCGGAAGCCGTCGTGCGCCTGATCCCTGGCGTGCTCGGAAACCGTCGTAGCCACGAAGAAGACAGCTTCTCCGATGGCCTGCTCGAAGGCCCGTCGTACACAAAGCCGCGCACCTGGCGCGGACTTGACGTCCCCGAAGTACTATTCTCGGGCAACCACGCCAAGGTCGATCGCTGGCGACGCGATCAGGCGCTCCTACGCACCCAGGCAATTAGGCCTGAGCTTATCGACGCCTCCCTCCTCGATTCCACCGACCTCAAAGTATTGGGACTGGACAAATGA
- a CDS encoding DUF4232 domain-containing protein — METSVSGSVSTAVETPIETSTISETVTTTVSSDQPPTESTRCATADLEISLSGQQGAAGSTLVDVNFSNLGATDCTLQGFPGVSLVGLGNGTQIGAPASREQTDSPTITLQPGESTIAALRISRAENYDPALCAPKPADGLRVYPPGDTASAFLHMDGLQGCSNEEVELLSVKAVGA, encoded by the coding sequence GTGGAAACTTCAGTAAGCGGTTCGGTAAGCACTGCTGTGGAAACTCCTATAGAAACTTCCACGATTTCTGAAACTGTCACAACAACCGTGTCCTCCGACCAACCACCGACAGAAAGCACACGGTGTGCCACCGCCGACCTTGAAATATCACTATCAGGGCAACAAGGTGCAGCTGGAAGCACACTTGTCGATGTGAACTTCTCCAACCTGGGGGCAACAGACTGTACCCTCCAGGGGTTTCCTGGCGTGAGCTTAGTTGGTTTAGGCAACGGCACTCAGATCGGTGCACCCGCCTCAAGAGAACAGACCGACTCACCCACGATCACACTTCAACCGGGTGAGAGCACAATCGCAGCTCTTAGGATCTCTCGTGCAGAGAATTACGATCCTGCATTGTGCGCCCCGAAGCCGGCTGATGGGCTACGCGTCTATCCCCCTGGAGACACTGCATCTGCTTTTCTTCATATGGACGGCCTCCAAGGCTGCAGCAATGAAGAAGTCGAGCTGTTATCGGTGAAAGCTGTAGGAGCTTAA
- the rimM gene encoding ribosome maturation factor RimM (Essential for efficient processing of 16S rRNA) has product MSTEQELQIGKVVKSHGIKGEVVVELSTDDPDIRFAIGEVLKGKQAGKEHTLTIDAARMHQGRLLVKFAEVLDRTAADSMRGTRFFAAPLEAAADEDGFYDHELEGLRIIHDGEDIGEVTGVMHGPAGEILEVMLTSGKEALIPFVHAIVPEVDLEEGTALITPPEGLLDL; this is encoded by the coding sequence ATGAGCACAGAGCAGGAATTGCAAATCGGTAAAGTCGTGAAGTCCCACGGCATCAAGGGTGAAGTCGTCGTGGAATTAAGCACCGATGATCCAGATATCCGCTTCGCTATCGGAGAAGTATTAAAGGGCAAGCAAGCGGGAAAAGAGCATACCCTCACTATTGATGCAGCTCGTATGCACCAAGGTCGACTCCTGGTGAAGTTTGCTGAAGTGCTTGATCGTACGGCTGCTGACTCCATGCGTGGCACTCGATTTTTCGCTGCGCCACTTGAAGCTGCTGCGGACGAGGATGGTTTCTACGACCATGAGCTTGAAGGTCTTCGCATCATTCATGACGGTGAAGACATCGGAGAAGTCACTGGTGTGATGCACGGTCCAGCTGGCGAAATTTTGGAAGTTATGTTGACTTCAGGAAAAGAAGCATTGATTCCTTTTGTTCACGCCATTGTTCCTGAGGTTGATTTGGAAGAGGGAACTGCCCTGATCACTCCTCCGGAAGGTTTGCTGGACCTTTAA